In the Olleya sp. Hel_I_94 genome, one interval contains:
- the rplQ gene encoding 50S ribosomal protein L17, with the protein MRHGKKVNHLGRKTAHRKSMLANMGCSLIEHKRINTTVAKAKALKGFIEPLITKAKDDTTHNRRLVFSKLRQKEAVTELFRDVAAKIGDRPGGYTRIIKLGNRLGDNADMAMIELVDYNEIYNADKKAKKTTRRSRRGGSSNTVTPPVASNEEE; encoded by the coding sequence ATGAGACACGGAAAAAAAGTAAACCATTTAGGTAGAAAAACTGCTCACAGAAAATCAATGTTGGCAAATATGGGTTGTTCTTTAATAGAACATAAACGTATTAATACAACTGTTGCTAAAGCTAAAGCTTTAAAAGGATTTATTGAGCCATTAATCACTAAGGCTAAAGATGATACAACGCACAACAGACGTCTTGTATTTTCTAAATTACGTCAAAAAGAAGCTGTAACTGAACTTTTTAGAGATGTTGCTGCTAAAATTGGTGATCGTCCAGGTGGATATACTAGAATTATCAAGTTAGGAAACCGTTTAGGTGATAACGCTGATATGGCAATGATTGAATTAGTAGATTACAACGAAATCTACAATGCAGATAAAAAAGCTAAGAAAACTACTCGTAGAAGTCGTAGAGGTGGTAGTAGTAATACTGTTACTCCTCCAGTTGCTTCAAATGAAGAAGAATAG